Within Oreochromis niloticus isolate F11D_XX linkage group LG2, O_niloticus_UMD_NMBU, whole genome shotgun sequence, the genomic segment cttgaagacttttcacctctcatccaagaagcttcttcagttctaagagcaattggtggatAGTCCCAGATTCccagccctatgggagtgtccccaagagggtcatggaccccctcttgatcctctacctaatcacatgagccaaggtgtgaaagtgtgtgtgagtcacaatcagccaaggtttcaggtgaacccattgtgaaacctagcccaaTGGGttcacaacatagaagagccacctccacgggacacgACTCGcatgcatctaaaggacaaaggtcattGTTTCAAGGacgccaatgttcacattttggacagagaagacagacggtttgaaagaggagtgaaagaagtcatctatgtccactgtaaacgaccatctttgaacagagaaggtggcttacgacaccaactgtctgacaTCTATAATCCCGTTTTGAGATCCCTCCCCAGACACCTTAACACctactcacatcctgggccatttaaCCTCAATAAATCACATGACAGTGTGGGGATAGGTTTCACAGtgggttcacctgaaaccttggctgattgtgacccacacccactttcacaccttggctcgtttGATTCGGTAGAGGATCTTGAGGGGGTTCATGACCCTgctggggacactcccatagggcttaaaatctgggactctccaccaaatgctcttagaactgaagaagcttcttggatgagaggtgaaacatcttcaaggaaacttaaagaagtcccgacgcttttctttccaaactccttaaATTTTTCATAGAACTCTAAAAAAGACATGTGAAAGGTTAAGTGATTCAGGATTCAAGAATGACTTTAAATGACTTTACTAGTTCCTtgcatcattgtggaggaattttggcccactcttctttacgaCATTGCTtaagttcattgaggtttgcaggcattcATTCGTGTGCAGCTTTCTTAGGGTCCCACCGTCTATTttaatcaggttgaggtctggactttgactgggtcattcgttgtagatttgctgctgtactTGGGATCATTTTCCCGGTTGCATGATCCAGTTTCAGTCAtgctttagctgttggacagatggcctTACACTTCACTTAagaatactttggtatgcaGCGGAGTTTATGATCAACTGCACAGGTCCTgtgactgcaaaacaagccccaACCATCATACCTCCACCACCAGTTGGTAAGAGGTGTTTGCACTGACATGCTATGTTTAGAATGTGGCAGCAGCAAGTATCTTTGGTGCTATGAGTCACTTCAGTATTGCATAGACACAGTTCTTAACACCTATTATTCAGTAGGAGAGCTTAATTAGCAGATGCACTATTCTCTTCAGCTGGCACTTCTGCTCAAACCACTTTGCTCCACCTTTCCCTCCAGCAGCTGAGCCAAGAAATTACACCTTGCCACCACAGTAGCACAGTCCACTATAGCCAaatatctccactttggtctcatctgtccaaaggagaCTGTTCCTGAGATGTTGTGGTTTGTTACGATGCAACTTTACATAAATTAGCCATGCTACTACGTTTCTTCAGAAAGAAGTAGCTTTATACTGGTAACCCtttcaaaaaagccaaacatgttcattctttttctaattgtacatTCAAGAGCTTTAAGATTAAACAtgttaactgaggcctgtagagtctaagatgtagctcttgggtatttttcacttattttgcAGCACCTAGCAATGCACAGtttgaccttggggtgaatttctTGGGGGAATCCACTCCTTGGAAAACTGTAGTATTGTGTAAACAAACACCTGAATAATCATTTCCAGCAAAATGCCAAAGCTTCTGTGTTTTTAGAGATGATCACACGTGCTGATGATCAGGTAATCAAGTGTATTGGCATCACCTGGTTGCTAATTACCCCtttaattcctatggaaacaGTGGAGGTGTATTTAATTTTTCACAACTATCCATAATTAACCCAAATTAATCCTGTAATCAAGAATGATATCCATCACAACGTGATATTTTGAATGCACTGATCAATGAACTTTTCTGGCAGACCTGTGAGGAAGATTGGTACATCGGGACATGTAGTCGAGCAGATGCTGAGCACGCCTTGCACCTGGTGAACAAGGTATATCAATAAGGATTCCACTAAAAATATATCTGAACATGTCTTAAGCTTGGGCAGATGTTAAACATAGTTATTTGGATCTATATCAGTTGAAAGTGTAAAAACAACGCACCAAAAGCACAGTTTAACAGgaatattcttttctttttgtaactCCTCCCATTAGGATGGTGCATTTTTGGTGCGAGACTGCTCCACCAACAGCAACTTTGAACCCTTGGTATTGGTTGTGTATCATGAAAAGAAGGTTTACAATGTCAAAATTCGGTTTGTCGAGAGCACAAAAAAGTACGCATTGGGCACAGGATATCGCTCAAATGATGTGAGTGAACAAATTTcagaaaatgtttcattaaGAACCCTCAATCGCACTATATTTACTGTAATTCACCTTATTTTTCCTCAGATGTTTGACTCTGTGGCAGACATCATCAAGTTCCACTCCATATTTCCAATAACACTTGTCAGTGGGAGAACCGCGATGGGAAACAAGTACCCAGACAACTGTGTGCTGACATTTCCTATAACAAAAGGGGATGTTGAACGGTTGCTACAATAACATGTGAACCTTGCCAACAAAGATTTGTCAATGTGTTTCTTGTGTCATGTGTGTTCACAGTTCCTTAAAAACTGTAGCGCTGTCATTCTGAGTAAGTTGGGGTGGATGgattttgtaaaagaaaaatatatatgttgATCAGAAGTACCTATATTTTCTGGTTATTTTGATAATAATGTGCTAATGGTTTTTCAATTAATTCCATA encodes:
- the LOC109203547 gene encoding cytokine-dependent hematopoietic cell linker isoform X4, yielding MKTVTDRRIPPVPKGDQHSQRSLQSPSPFTLELVNVLSGMAVQQGCRRDKEHGTTRNAEFSSHMKSPLSSESLTHGNYRHSLDLESHLERRSHQSLERVPSKRHHHEWPQTKEDFDQHDFVPMEKPQQTCEEDWYIGTCSRADAEHALHLVNKDGAFLVRDCSTNSNFEPLVLVVYHEKKVYNVKIRFVESTKKYALGTGYRSNDMFDSVADIIKFHSIFPITLVSGRTAMGNKYPDNCVLTFPITKGDVERLLQ